Proteins from a genomic interval of Quercus lobata isolate SW786 chromosome 11, ValleyOak3.0 Primary Assembly, whole genome shotgun sequence:
- the LOC115967956 gene encoding RNA-binding protein 39-like isoform X2, with product MDHNSRPSKGVGYIEFYDAMSVPMAIALSGLPLLGQPVMVKPSEAEKSLVQSTTAVAGVSGGLIGPYSGGARRLYVGNLHYNITEADLRQVFEAFGQVELVQLPVDETGHCKGYGFVQFARLEDARNALSLNQQLEIAGRLIKVSALTDQAGMQDVGANSGDFDDDEGGGLSLNARSRALLMQKLDRSGSGSSVAGSTGTPVVNSTGLTLPTVPILGAAPAVSPITPLVPALAGLGGSGLQVPIATLPTVDTIGVPSECLLLKDMFDPNDETEPDFELDIKEDVQNECLKFGKLKHIFVDKNSAGFVYLRFENTQGAVAAQRALHGRWFAGKMITATYMVPQAYEAKFPDSR from the exons ATGGACCACAATTCAAGACCATCCAAGGGAGTTGG TTATATTGAGTTCTATGATGCAATGTCAGTCCCTATGGCAATAGCACTCTCTGGTCTTCCTCTTCTTGGTCAACCAGTTATGGTAAAACCATCAGAAGCAGAAAAGAGTCTGGTCCAGTCAACTACAGCAGTGGCTGGTGTATCAGGTGGGCTTATAGGCCCCTATTCAGGAGGGGCCAGAAGGCTGTATGTTGGGAATCTGCATTACAACATAACTGAAGCTGATCTTCGTCAG GTTTTTGAAGCATTTGGTCAAGTAGAGCTGGTGCAGTTGCCTGTTGATGAAACTGGACATTGCAAAGGATATGGCTTTGTCCAG TTTGCACGTCTTGAAGATGCTAGAAATGCACTGAGTCTGAATCAACAGTTGGAGATTGCGGGTCGGCTTATAAAG GTTTCAGCTCTTACTGATCAAGCTGGAATGCAAGATGTTGGAGCAAATTCTggtgattttgatgatgatgaaggaGGTGGCTTG TCTCTGAATGCACGATCTCGAGCACTTCTCATGCAGAAGTTGGACCGCAGTGGCTCTGGATCTAG CGTTGCTGGTTCCACTGGCACTCCAGTTGTCAATAGCACAGGGCTTACTTTACCAACAGTGCCTATTCTAGGAGCTGCACCTGCAGTATCTCCGATTACTCCCCTTGTTCCTGCTCTTGCTGGACTTGGTGGTTCAGGTCTTCAAGTTCCCATTGCTACTTTGCCAACTGTTGATACAATTGGTGTTCCAAGTGAATGTTTATTATTGAAGGATATGTTTGATCCAAATGATGAG ACGGAACCAGATTTTGAGTTGGACATCAAAGAAGATGTTCAAAATGAATGTTTGAAGTTTGGAAAATTGAAACATATATTTGTAGACAA GAACAGTGCTGGTTTTGTGTACTTGCGATTTGAAAATACACAAGGTGCAGTTGCTGCACAACGTGCTCTCCATGGTAGATGGTTTGCTGGAAAGATGATTACTGCAACTTATATg GTGCCCCAGGCATACGAGGCTAAGTTCCCTGATAGCAGATAG
- the LOC115967956 gene encoding RNA-binding protein 39-like isoform X1 has protein sequence MKEMCMSSSQRLASYIEFYDAMSVPMAIALSGLPLLGQPVMVKPSEAEKSLVQSTTAVAGVSGGLIGPYSGGARRLYVGNLHYNITEADLRQVFEAFGQVELVQLPVDETGHCKGYGFVQFARLEDARNALSLNQQLEIAGRLIKVSALTDQAGMQDVGANSGDFDDDEGGGLSLNARSRALLMQKLDRSGSGSSVAGSTGTPVVNSTGLTLPTVPILGAAPAVSPITPLVPALAGLGGSGLQVPIATLPTVDTIGVPSECLLLKDMFDPNDETEPDFELDIKEDVQNECLKFGKLKHIFVDKNSAGFVYLRFENTQGAVAAQRALHGRWFAGKMITATYMVPQAYEAKFPDSR, from the exons ATGAAAGAGATGTGTATGAGTTCTTCTCAAAGGCTGGCAAG TTATATTGAGTTCTATGATGCAATGTCAGTCCCTATGGCAATAGCACTCTCTGGTCTTCCTCTTCTTGGTCAACCAGTTATGGTAAAACCATCAGAAGCAGAAAAGAGTCTGGTCCAGTCAACTACAGCAGTGGCTGGTGTATCAGGTGGGCTTATAGGCCCCTATTCAGGAGGGGCCAGAAGGCTGTATGTTGGGAATCTGCATTACAACATAACTGAAGCTGATCTTCGTCAG GTTTTTGAAGCATTTGGTCAAGTAGAGCTGGTGCAGTTGCCTGTTGATGAAACTGGACATTGCAAAGGATATGGCTTTGTCCAG TTTGCACGTCTTGAAGATGCTAGAAATGCACTGAGTCTGAATCAACAGTTGGAGATTGCGGGTCGGCTTATAAAG GTTTCAGCTCTTACTGATCAAGCTGGAATGCAAGATGTTGGAGCAAATTCTggtgattttgatgatgatgaaggaGGTGGCTTG TCTCTGAATGCACGATCTCGAGCACTTCTCATGCAGAAGTTGGACCGCAGTGGCTCTGGATCTAG CGTTGCTGGTTCCACTGGCACTCCAGTTGTCAATAGCACAGGGCTTACTTTACCAACAGTGCCTATTCTAGGAGCTGCACCTGCAGTATCTCCGATTACTCCCCTTGTTCCTGCTCTTGCTGGACTTGGTGGTTCAGGTCTTCAAGTTCCCATTGCTACTTTGCCAACTGTTGATACAATTGGTGTTCCAAGTGAATGTTTATTATTGAAGGATATGTTTGATCCAAATGATGAG ACGGAACCAGATTTTGAGTTGGACATCAAAGAAGATGTTCAAAATGAATGTTTGAAGTTTGGAAAATTGAAACATATATTTGTAGACAA GAACAGTGCTGGTTTTGTGTACTTGCGATTTGAAAATACACAAGGTGCAGTTGCTGCACAACGTGCTCTCCATGGTAGATGGTTTGCTGGAAAGATGATTACTGCAACTTATATg GTGCCCCAGGCATACGAGGCTAAGTTCCCTGATAGCAGATAG
- the LOC115967956 gene encoding RNA-binding protein 39-like isoform X3 — MSVPMAIALSGLPLLGQPVMVKPSEAEKSLVQSTTAVAGVSGGLIGPYSGGARRLYVGNLHYNITEADLRQVFEAFGQVELVQLPVDETGHCKGYGFVQFARLEDARNALSLNQQLEIAGRLIKVSALTDQAGMQDVGANSGDFDDDEGGGLSLNARSRALLMQKLDRSGSGSSVAGSTGTPVVNSTGLTLPTVPILGAAPAVSPITPLVPALAGLGGSGLQVPIATLPTVDTIGVPSECLLLKDMFDPNDETEPDFELDIKEDVQNECLKFGKLKHIFVDKNSAGFVYLRFENTQGAVAAQRALHGRWFAGKMITATYMVPQAYEAKFPDSR, encoded by the exons ATGTCAGTCCCTATGGCAATAGCACTCTCTGGTCTTCCTCTTCTTGGTCAACCAGTTATGGTAAAACCATCAGAAGCAGAAAAGAGTCTGGTCCAGTCAACTACAGCAGTGGCTGGTGTATCAGGTGGGCTTATAGGCCCCTATTCAGGAGGGGCCAGAAGGCTGTATGTTGGGAATCTGCATTACAACATAACTGAAGCTGATCTTCGTCAG GTTTTTGAAGCATTTGGTCAAGTAGAGCTGGTGCAGTTGCCTGTTGATGAAACTGGACATTGCAAAGGATATGGCTTTGTCCAG TTTGCACGTCTTGAAGATGCTAGAAATGCACTGAGTCTGAATCAACAGTTGGAGATTGCGGGTCGGCTTATAAAG GTTTCAGCTCTTACTGATCAAGCTGGAATGCAAGATGTTGGAGCAAATTCTggtgattttgatgatgatgaaggaGGTGGCTTG TCTCTGAATGCACGATCTCGAGCACTTCTCATGCAGAAGTTGGACCGCAGTGGCTCTGGATCTAG CGTTGCTGGTTCCACTGGCACTCCAGTTGTCAATAGCACAGGGCTTACTTTACCAACAGTGCCTATTCTAGGAGCTGCACCTGCAGTATCTCCGATTACTCCCCTTGTTCCTGCTCTTGCTGGACTTGGTGGTTCAGGTCTTCAAGTTCCCATTGCTACTTTGCCAACTGTTGATACAATTGGTGTTCCAAGTGAATGTTTATTATTGAAGGATATGTTTGATCCAAATGATGAG ACGGAACCAGATTTTGAGTTGGACATCAAAGAAGATGTTCAAAATGAATGTTTGAAGTTTGGAAAATTGAAACATATATTTGTAGACAA GAACAGTGCTGGTTTTGTGTACTTGCGATTTGAAAATACACAAGGTGCAGTTGCTGCACAACGTGCTCTCCATGGTAGATGGTTTGCTGGAAAGATGATTACTGCAACTTATATg GTGCCCCAGGCATACGAGGCTAAGTTCCCTGATAGCAGATAG